ATGTATACCATCCACAGTTACCACAAAAAAGCGAAGTGTGAATATGCAGGACGCGAAGGGGAAGCGGTCGAAATTTCGTCTGCCGATGGAACTATCGATCATGCGATTCTTTGTTTCCAGGAACTACAAAAACTGCTTCGATTTCGTCAGTCACAAACTGAAAAGAAAAACGGTTTTGTCCCGAAAGCGAGTTCAGTTTCATCGAAATAATATTTTACCGTTCGAGTTCAATCCCGTTTTCGGGTTTCACTATAACAGGTTTCCTATGAAGAAGGAGCATTAACACAATGGCTGTTACCAAACATTACCGGGTCAACGGAAGTGATAACTATACCGTCACGTACAGGCAAAAATGGAATGGGACGTATGAGATCAGTTGTTCCCAACATCCGCATAATCCACAGAGCACTAACGTGAATGACTGTCATCTGTATTCCGATGGGAGAGTCTGCGTCGCCAAAGGAAAGGAACCGCGTACGCTTTCAAAAGCGATGGCCATCGGAATGGCCTTTTGTGAAGGGTATAGTTCATATGTGCAGTCAGGATTTTTCCCCAATGGCCGCAAGCGTGTAAACGTTTAACGGCTGTGTTTTCCTGAGGTCGTTACCACAGCGGGCTTCGTTCCAACGTTGTGATGACGACAGGTTACCAGGTGGAACGACATTCAAAGAAGGACTTCGTCATGAAATATGTTGTATATGGCATTGAAGAACTGGAAGACGGAACGTTGCACACTGGCAGATAGTAACCGTTATTAAAGACTATCTGTAGTGCCTGAGCATTGCCGGGATCGACACCAATATGATCGATCCCCGGCATGCCTTAATTACCATTTATTGTTTCACATTTAACCGGAGAATAATCATGTTTAGTCCCCCACTCCTATTTCTCGATGACCTACCAGGTCTTTGGCGTAGAAGATTGGATACGCTGCAAAATGCGTGTTGTAATGGCCTACCCATCGGATCGGAAATCATTCATGAAAAATCTGATCCGGAAACCCAGATGCAACCAAATCCGAAGCCTCTCATTGATCGTCGAAAGAAACATAAAGGAAGCTACCGTGGCGTAATTTTAGATCACAAAGTGACCGGTCTCGGTCCGGTTCTGAAAATGACACAGTCGGCTTATCAGCAAATTCTGGATGATCTGGTTGAGCATCCTTTTCGCAAAGAGAAGGCCGGTATCTTACTGGGGCCGACGGCAGAGGATGATCTTGTAACCCACTATGTCCCTGACGAAAACGGTCAAGCGACGTACTCTTCGTTTACCCTGGATGCCGCAAGTCTCAATCGAACTCTGAAACATCGAAAAGGTGTTGGATTGAATTGCAAAGGAGTAGTCCACGTCCATCCGCCCGGAGCGTTGCACCCTTCGTTTGGGGACCTGGAGTATGTCGCCAAACTGTTTGCCAATCCTAAGAACACGGAAGCAACACAAGTGATGCTCCCGATTGTTGCCGATGGTCGGCTCTACCCCTACCAAATCGATGCTAGTAATCCCCGTGAAGTCCTGATTCCCCGCTTGATTTTGATCTGACGACATTGGCGGGATTCATCCAGGAGCATCAAACAATATTTACAACGTAATTCATTAAAGAAAGGCACGAAACCATGCAATTTGAGCGAATCAAAGATGTGATTGATATTCCAACCATCCAGTCCAAGGTAGTGACAATTATCGGTGCTGGTGGATCTGCGCCGTTGATTGAGAATCTCACTCGATGCGGTGTGCAACATTGGAAGCTAGATGACCCGGATATTATCGAGAACGTGAACATTGCCCGGCAGGGGCATTCTCCGGCCGATATCGGGATGCCGAAGGTGCATGCGGTGGCCAATAAGATCTGGGCAATCAATCCCGCAGCGACTGTGGATTGTTATCCGGAGGACTTTACGAAACTGAGTGATGAGGAAATACGTGAAACCTTCGGCAACAGTGATCTGTTGATTTTTGCGACCGATTCCTTTGCCGCCCAGTCTCGGGGCAATGAGGTTGCTCTGCTTCTAAATACCTCGGCCATCTGGATCGGCCTGTATCCGGGCGGGGCGGGAGGCGAAGTCGTCTTTTGGCATCCAGATCGTGAATGCTGTTTTCGCTGCCTCTGCAGCGGCCGCTATCAGGCACAACAGCAGGCTGCTCAGCAGGGGCGTTCGCTCGATCCTCCGAGTGACGGCGCAACAATTTTCGATATCCAATTGCTCGACTCCATTGCCGGTCACATCTGCCTGGGCCTTCTTACCCGAGGTTGTGAGAATCGCTTTGGCCAATTGATTGACCAGCTGGGGGATCGGCAATTTATTCAGGTCGGCATTCGTCCCGATTTTCGCATCAAAGGAAAAGATGTGATCCGCAAGCATTTGGGGGTCGATGCAAATTGCCGATCGCTGTTTGCCTGGAACTCCATTGCTTTGAGCGATCCGGATAAAGGGAACGCCTACTGTTCCGATTGTAAGAGGTATCGTGGAATCACGTTTTCGCGTTCGGCAGAAGGAAGCTCTGGTTCTGTTCGGGTACGAACGGAGCAAGACCGTCAGAAAAAATCAACGGCCGTCAATTAATCGGGGCGGTTAGTACTTTAGATATGTTTTCTTCTAAGAGGGAAATATCACATGGAAATACTTCTGATACTCGGGATAATGGCTGGTGGAGGCTGGTGGCTGTGTAAGCGGTTTTATCACGTGATTCAGTCTGCTCACAGGCAGAACCAATGGCAACGACAGAACGATGCGGTCTCAATGGGACGCCAGCAACAGCAGCAGCGGCAAATGTATGAACGCCGCCGTCGGCAACAAGTGCTCAATCAAAAATATCGTGCACTCCAGGTCGCTTTATTGCAGCTGCAGCAGGCGCCTGATTTTCTACGGGCGGCCTCTCGGGCAGAGGCTGCCAGTGAGGTTCCACTGGCTTTGCGGCAACGGCAGTATCGCCGCTTTCGGCCAAAACTGATCAGACATTTCGTACGCCGTCTGCGGATGGGGACTGATACCCAGGTTCTGCTCGATTCTCTCACGACACTGGTCGAAGCACTCGGCGTTGCCGGTTTTGAGGCGAGTTATATTGAACAGGCAGCCTCGCGGCAGTTGCAAAACAGAACCAGGAGACCAGTGGAAAATTTCTCTGCCACGTTAGAGCGAGTACAACGGGAGCATGCTGACCGGAAGGCCGCACTGAATCAGGCGAACCTGGAACCGGATACGAAGCAGCAATTACAGGAAGCACAGGACCAGCAGTTAGTGGAATCCTTGATGGAAATGACGCTTAGTAATCGGGGAGAAGAGACATGAATGGGCTTTCCAGAACTATCAAACCGAACCGACTATCCCGAACCAGACGGCATTCGTTTTTCTCGGCGAAACAGCTCTTTGCTGAGAGTCAGGCGGGCATCTTCATCTCCGGCGATTCTGGTTTCGGAAAGAGCAATGCGATGAAAGTGCTGATGCAGCTCCTGGCGATCTTGGGATACGGCTTTCTGTTCATAAGTCCGCACGGTTCTGATCCGAGAGACATACTGAGTTGGTGCATGGCTCAGAAAGCATCGATCCGCAATCGGGTCGTGTATATCGATCCGGCTGAGACATCACGTACGACCTGTATCAATCCCCTCGCAGTCGAACCGACCCGTGATCCGATCCAATACCGCGCTCGGCTGGTCAGTAAAATCGGCCATGTCTGTCGAATTCTGCTCTCTGCCTGGGGAGAGGAAGATTTTGACAGTCGCCCCCGGCTCTTTACCTGGACAATGAGAATTTTGAAGACGCTTGCAGAACTCGGTTTACCGCTGGCGGATGCGAAGCATTTTCTGGATGTCGGTTCGGACATCTACAACGCTCTGGTACAAGCGGTTCCTGACGTCATGGCACGCCATTTCTTTGAGAACCTGGCCGCCGGTCGTCCGCAGGAGATCCGGGAAGAGATTGAATCGACGCGTAATCGTATTTTGGGGTTCTTCAGCAATCCGATTATCGAAGCCATGCTTTCCCGGACAAGCGGGGTGCTCGATTTTGGTCAGCTGCGACGAAAAAACGCGATCGTGATCGTCAATCTCAGACAGGGGGGCGTTTTACGAGAGGAAGATCAACAAATATTAGCGAATCTGTTTCTGGCCGAGTTATTACACGATGTTTTTAATAGTGATACTCCTACGCCGTACTTTGCCTTTCTGGATGAGCTTCCTGTCTTTGCCAGGGGATCAGGCCCAGAACTGACTGCTGCAGCCGGCCAAATCCGCAAGTTTTTATTACGTCTGGTTTGTGCCACGCAAGGGGCGAATCCTTTTCCGGATCGTATGGATGATCGTTTACTGAATGCCCTGATTGGGCAGTGTGGTCTGCATTTTCTCTTTCGCCATAAGCATCCGTATGATGCGAAGTTTTTTGGTGAGATCATCGGATTCCCGACCTATGACCCCCAGCGAGTGAAGCATCAGACAGTGCAGTCGCAGCAGTATCAGGCGGGCCATGATTTAGTCACCCTGATGGATTTCAGTGAAAGCGAGTCGGAAACCAGGGGGACGGGAGGTTCTGAATCAAACGGTATTACGGAGTCCGAGCAGTGGAGTGATACCCAGAGCCATTCGGTAGGTTCATCCACCAGTCGTTCGGAATCAAGCTCACAAACAACGGGGACCAGTCAGAATCCCTACGACATACAATTGCAACAGATACGACAGGCGGTCAGTGATACTCGGTCTTCTACAACAGGGCAATCCGAAAACCGTACTGATGGTCGTTCTTCAACGACGGGAGGATCGCAGGGACACTCTCATCAAACCAGCCAGAGCTGGTCGCAATCTGTGGGAAAAACGACGGGAAGAACTTTTAAACAGTCATTGGTTCCTCGGCTACTTTGGAGAGACGTTGTGACCGGCGTCACATTTTATTCGCCACAAGAACACCAGATGATGAATGCGGCCCGGCTGGCATCACTGCAGATTGGAGAAGCGATTGTCTACGGTCCGGGAAAGCCGATGCAGATTCATTTCCCATTGGCACAAAATCCTGCTCGCTGGTCTCCGAGATTTGTCGCGCGGCGTATGGAACATTACTTGGAACTGTTAGCACAGGTATTTCCTTCTCCACAGCAGGTCTTAGCCGAACGTCAACAGGAACTGGAAGCAATCATTCACAATCTGGGCCTGGCATTACCTGAACAGGATGCTGGCGATGATCCGTTTCCCAGTTAGAGGTAGACAGACGATGATTACCACAAGAGACATTCCGGTATTCGAGAAGCTGGCCCGGTATTTTTTGATGAATCGCCGTATGGTGCAGCAGGAGTGC
This window of the Gimesia fumaroli genome carries:
- a CDS encoding Mov34/MPN/PAD-1 family protein; its protein translation is MQPNPKPLIDRRKKHKGSYRGVILDHKVTGLGPVLKMTQSAYQQILDDLVEHPFRKEKAGILLGPTAEDDLVTHYVPDENGQATYSSFTLDAASLNRTLKHRKGVGLNCKGVVHVHPPGALHPSFGDLEYVAKLFANPKNTEATQVMLPIVADGRLYPYQIDASNPREVLIPRLILI
- a CDS encoding HesA/MoeB/ThiF family protein — its product is MQFERIKDVIDIPTIQSKVVTIIGAGGSAPLIENLTRCGVQHWKLDDPDIIENVNIARQGHSPADIGMPKVHAVANKIWAINPAATVDCYPEDFTKLSDEEIRETFGNSDLLIFATDSFAAQSRGNEVALLLNTSAIWIGLYPGGAGGEVVFWHPDRECCFRCLCSGRYQAQQQAAQQGRSLDPPSDGATIFDIQLLDSIAGHICLGLLTRGCENRFGQLIDQLGDRQFIQVGIRPDFRIKGKDVIRKHLGVDANCRSLFAWNSIALSDPDKGNAYCSDCKRYRGITFSRSAEGSSGSVRVRTEQDRQKKSTAVN
- a CDS encoding type IV secretory system conjugative DNA transfer family protein; the protein is MNGLSRTIKPNRLSRTRRHSFFSAKQLFAESQAGIFISGDSGFGKSNAMKVLMQLLAILGYGFLFISPHGSDPRDILSWCMAQKASIRNRVVYIDPAETSRTTCINPLAVEPTRDPIQYRARLVSKIGHVCRILLSAWGEEDFDSRPRLFTWTMRILKTLAELGLPLADAKHFLDVGSDIYNALVQAVPDVMARHFFENLAAGRPQEIREEIESTRNRILGFFSNPIIEAMLSRTSGVLDFGQLRRKNAIVIVNLRQGGVLREEDQQILANLFLAELLHDVFNSDTPTPYFAFLDELPVFARGSGPELTAAAGQIRKFLLRLVCATQGANPFPDRMDDRLLNALIGQCGLHFLFRHKHPYDAKFFGEIIGFPTYDPQRVKHQTVQSQQYQAGHDLVTLMDFSESESETRGTGGSESNGITESEQWSDTQSHSVGSSTSRSESSSQTTGTSQNPYDIQLQQIRQAVSDTRSSTTGQSENRTDGRSSTTGGSQGHSHQTSQSWSQSVGKTTGRTFKQSLVPRLLWRDVVTGVTFYSPQEHQMMNAARLASLQIGEAIVYGPGKPMQIHFPLAQNPARWSPRFVARRMEHYLELLAQVFPSPQQVLAERQQELEAIIHNLGLALPEQDAGDDPFPS